Genomic segment of Oncorhynchus keta strain PuntledgeMale-10-30-2019 chromosome 12, Oket_V2, whole genome shotgun sequence:
TGAAAGAGCATTGGATTGGATTTGAACCCATGCTGGCAGAGGTTCAAAGTATCAGTGTTCTTAAACCGCTAGATCAGCGCAGGCCATTCATTTATATTCTATTCCATGCTATCCTAACTATAGGTTCTGGGCATGCCAGCCAAGAAGAACGTGATCCTGTACGGCTGCTGCTCGGACCCCTACCCAGACATCACCTACACCCTGCACCTGAAACGCAGGGCCTCCTTCTACATCTTTAACCTGCTCATCCCCTGTATGATGATCTCCTTCCTGGCCCCGCTGGGCTTCTACCTGCCAGCTGACTCTGGGGAGAAAGTGTCCCTGGGGGTCACCGTGCTGCTGGCACTGACCGTGTTCCAGCTGCTAGTGGCAGAGAGCATGCCACCCTCGGAGAACGTACCACTCATAGGTGAGAGAAGGGgcgagagatgggcagagagagagtgtcatGAGTATAGCAATCAGAGAATATATGGAGAACGTACCACTCATAGATGAGAGAAGGGgcgagagatgggcagagagagagtgtcatGAGTATAGCAATCAGAGAATATTTACTCCTCTGGGCTTTTGAGGCCATTTTATCTCCTTCTCCAACACTAACTGAGACTGACTAGCTCTCCTCAGAGACTTTTGTAGGTCTTCTCCCATAAACTCACAGGCAGAGATGCTTAGTAAATATTTAATGGGTCTTACTCAGCACAAGATCCTCATACAGCCTCTCTCTGCTGCTAAATTGAATTGCCTGGCTACTGTATAGATGAGATGTGATACAGAGCAGGGAGACCTTATGAATACAGAAGAAGCATATTTTGTATGTTTATTCCAAATCTTATTGTGAAATAGTATAGGGACAAGCAAAAAGTGCTTATGCATTTTGAATCAACATTGAGATGCAGGCAGAGTAAAACAAAAGTGAAGTAGGAACTTTTGCAATAGGATTTCAATacatttgttttttacattttcaatAAAGAAGGTATCAGCAAAGTGATAAATTGTGTTGGTGTTTGTGGGATAATGTCAATGTAACGGTACAGAGGCCAGTCGATAGTGGCTGTACAGCTAATTTAATGTGCCGCAATCACAACTCGATAACCTAGACTCTGTCTTTCCTCTGTGGAGCAATTATGCTTGTCTGTCTATTTAACACTGTCTAGAAGCCTGAAGGCAGTGATATTATGTAAGTCAATGTACACCATTACATTGAATAATGATGATTATGTTTGAATGTGTGAGAGTTGTTATACATGGAATTGACAGTATTGCTGATCACTATTTCCCCACAGGCAAGTACTACATTGCTACCATGACGATGATCACTGCGTCGACCGCCCTGACCATCTTCATCATGAACATCCATCACTGTGGTCCGGAGGCGCGTCCCGTCCCTGAGTGGGCCCGCCGCTTCATCCTGCACTACCTAGCACGGATCTGCTTTGTCTATGAGGTGGGAGAGAACTGCTTCACCGGCATCCCCAAGAAACGGGCCCCGCCCGAGCTCCCACCTGACCACAATATCAACCCCCAAACCAGAAGTACCAACTGGGATGTGAATGGGGAGTCcttgggagggaggggtggagaggaagggGTTGGGGTGGGTGTAAAAAcacagaaagaggagggggatagaCTGAATATGAAAAGAGGCTCATACCAAACGTTTGAGCCCAGTTGGTGGAAAGACGACCTGTTTGTGAGTATAGAtactgtagaggaggaggagggagcagcAGGAGGTgagaaagaaggaggaggagaggcagaaagaggcaaaggtggaggaggagatagaggctgTGTGGGAGGAGGTGTAGAAAGAAGGAAAGGTTCATTAGGAGGCGcagaggctagggttaggagagaggtggtggtgagggcccagtgtgtgtgtcagcagcaAGCGCTATGCAGGAACATCGAGTACATTGCCAGCTGCTACCACGACCAGCGCTCTACCCAGAGACGTACGGGTGAGTGGAGGAAAGTGGCCAAGGTTATGGACCGACTCTTCATGTGGCTCTTCTTCATCATGGTCTTCCTCATGAGCCTCCTCATCATGGGCAAGGCTGTCTGAGCACGTGCAGAGAAAAAAGGGAGAAGGCTCCGTCCGGGTACAAGTTAcccttaggcacagatctaggatcagatcatACCCTTCCCAAATACTGACCTTAACCATTAAGGGGGATCCCAAAAAGACCTTAGCTCAGTTTCTAATGGCAACTTTATCCTACTCCGAGGGGCAGTAGCGGCCACCTAAACCATTCACAAGTTTACCACAGGAGATACTGTGTATgtggaaatgtgtttttgtacCTAGTATACTAGCTGTTTATGTTCCAAGGCTGTGATGAAGAGGATTAATTGGAGGATAATCTCTTGATACAGTGGTGGGGAACTTGGCAGTTTCTCTGTATCGCCACCATACATATGTTTTCTACGTGGATCTAAAGTATTTGTAGAGGAGACAGGAACACACTTAATCTGTGGAATGGAGCCAAAGCAAATCTTCTGCCACCCTGAGACtgttatcaacacacacacatgcaaacaatCAATTAAATGTATATATAAAGCCCTGTTTACATCAGCATTTGTCACAAAGTGGtcatacagaaacccagcctgagaCCCCAAAGggtaagcaatgcagatgtagaagcacggtgtctaggtaaaactacctagaaaggcaagaacctaggaagaaactgaGAGAGGTACAGTCCtcttcttcacacacacacacacacacacacacacacacacacacacacacacacacacacacacacacacacacacacacacagtcttgtacagctaaccttgtagcgacacacaattcagtcccattctaAATCCTATTTTCCTTAAACCTTAACCTAACCCAAAATCCTAACCTTTacactaaccctaaaactaaccctagctcctaaccttaacactaattctaacctcaaccctaaaccccctagaaatagcatttgacctcgtGGGGACTAACAAACTGTCTCTAATTGGTCAAATTTTGGTTAGTTTACTATTCTTCTTTAacaagaatagttaaacacgttcacacacacatgctcttCTTTTTGTATTAATATAATATAACCGCTCTCTGTCCTTTTACTGTATGTGAAAAATCCAGTACACTCCATATGGACTGTGTCATTGGACAATTGTGTGTTAAGTGTACTTCTCAGGCCTGCCAGTCACTGCATGGGAATCACAGCACTTTATAAGTGCACACTTTCTCTGAGTGCTCACTTGACACTTTTGAAGACTTGATGTGTAAATACAGTAGAGTATGACAATGCTAAAATAATAGGTATGGGCCATGTTTAAGAATAATGTATCTGATGTTTATCACTTGTCTTGTACCATATAGAAGTATCCAAAATACATAGCAGCATATGTGCAACCACGCCATTAAATGTATTGAATATTTCATACTTTTCAAAACCCTCTGACTTTTTCCAATTTGTAAGCCCAGATAAACATTTCAGTGAGCCATGAATGGGAAAGGAATACTGTTATACACTCATCCATTCCAGTTGTGAGGAATAGGACAGGATACATGAAAGAGAACCAGCGTGAAGCTAAATTAGGACATGTAGTAGTGTAATCCAATAACCCTTTAACATCATTAGAGCTTTGTGAATTAATTGGAAAAATAAATGTAATCTCAACTTTAAAACCATTCAGAGAGTCCTGGGTAATCTCCTTTAGACACTAATCCTGCTTACGATGACAACCGTTCACATACACTCCCAAACTACACACACGGTTGAAAACAGGGTTTTCATAGGCTGAATTCAGATGGCGACTCTTTGAACCGGACCGCTTAAAATACTAGTCTATTGACGCACCTGTGCATCAATCTAattaaaataatacaaaaatcccCATCAGATCTGTCAATTTAAGATAGGGATATTCGTTTTTTGAATGGGCTgcttctcaatccaccacatctgccTTGGCAGCaaaatggcgccggaggagatggccgccgttttacggtctcctaaccaattgtgctattatgtgggttTTTTCTCGATATTTGTAaattgttttgtacataatgtttccgcAACCGTATTTTACGGaagaaaatagcttctggatatcaggacagcgatcactcacctcagattagacgaagatttcttcaacaacagcagcaagcaggactcacatgatattctccaaacaccccacagggcagacatcccaattattcACAAAAGGAAGCGACACGgaggacaaagagccggatgcctcgtccggacccgcagaagacaactaggaaagctgccgttaccgtcaatattactcaccaacgtgcaatcattggacaataaactagacgtgGTAAGATCacaaatatcctaccaacaggacatcaaaaactgtaatatcctatgcttcatggaatcgtggctgaatgacgacatggatattcagctagcgggatacacgcagcaccggcaggatagaacagcacactccggtaagacgggGGGGGtctatgcatatttgtaaacaacagctggtgcacaaaatctaaggaagtctctagattttgctcgcctgaagttgagtatattgtgataaactgcaggccacactactttcCTAGAGAgatctcagctatacttttcgtggctgtttatttaccaccacagacagatgctggcactaagatcgcactcagtcagctgtataaggacataagcaaacaggaaaccttGAGAGCTGCCGCTCTCTCACCACCAAggtaaggatcctgggactaaacacctccctctgcaactggatcctggacttcctgacaggctgccctcaggtggtgagggtaggtagcaacacatctgccacgctgatcctcaacactggagctccccaggggtgcgtgctcagtccccttctgtatttcctgttcacccacgactgcatggccaggcacgactccaacaccatcattaagtttgctgacgacacaacagtggaaggcctgatcaccgacaacgacgagacagcctatagggaggaggtcagagacctggccgggtggtgccagaataacaacctatccctcaacgtaaccaagactaaggatattattgtggactacaggaaaaggagcactgagcacgtccccattctcatcaacggggctgtagtggagcaagttgagagcttcaaattccttggtgtccacatcaacaacaaactagattggtccaaacacactaagacagtcgtgaagagggcacgacaaagcctattccccctcaggaaactaaaaagatttggtcatgggtcctgagatcctcaaaaggttctacagctgcaacaccgagagcatcctgaccggttgcatcactgcttggtacggcaattgctcggcctccgaccgcaaggcacttcagagagtagtgtgtacggcccagtacatcactggggcaaagctgcctgccatccaggacctctacaccacgcggtgtcagaggaaggccctaaaaattgtcaaagaccccagccaccccagtcatagactgttctctctactaccgcatggcaagcgttaccggagtgccaagtctaggacaaaaaagcttctcaacagtttttacccccaagccataagactcctgaacaggtaaccaaatggttacccagactatttgcattgtgtaccccctccaacccctcttttactctgctgctactctctttttatcttttatgcatagtcacttcaactaaatcaaatcaaatcaaattgtatttgtcacatacacatggttagcagatgttaaatgcgagtgtagcgaaatgcttgtgcttctagttccgacaatgcagtgataaccaacaagtaatctaactaacaattccaaaactactgtcttatacacagtgtaaggggataaggaacatgtacataaggatatatgaatgagtgatggtacagagcagcatacagtagatggtatcgagtacagtatatacatatgagatgagtgtgtagacaaagtaaacaaagtggcatagttaaagtggctagtgatacatgtgttacataaggatgcagtcgatgatgtagagtacagtatatacatatgcatatgagatgaataatgtagggtaagtaacattatataaggtagcattgtttaaagtggctagtgatatatttacataatttcccatcaattcccattattaaaatggctggagttgggtcagtgtcaatgacagtgtgttggcagcagccactcaatgttagtggtggctgtttaacagtctgatggccttgagatagaagctgtttttcaatctctcggtcccagctttgatgcacctgtactgacctcgccttctggatgatagcggggtgaacaggcagtggttcgggtggttgatgtccttgatgatctttatggccttcctgtaacaacgggtggtgtaggtgtcctggagggcaggtagtttgcccccggtgatgcgttgtgcagtcctcactaccctctggagagccttacggttgagggcggagcagttgccgtaccaggcggtgatacagcccgccaggatgctctcgattgtgcatctgtagaagtttgtgagtgcttttggtgacaagccgaatttcttcagcctcctgaggttgaataggcgctgctgcgccttcttcacgacgctgtcagtgtgagtggaccaattcagtttgtctgtgatgtgtatgccgaggaacttaaaactagctaccctctccactactgttccatcgatgtggatagggggtgttccctctgctgtttcctgaagtccacaatcatctccttagttttgttgacgttgagtgtgaggttattttcctgacaccacactccgagggccctcacctcctccctgtaggccgtctcgtcgttgttggtaatcaagcctaccactgttgtgtcgtccgcaaacttgatgattgagttggaggcgtgcgtggccacgcagtcgtgggtgaacagggagtacaggagagggctcagaacgcacccttgtggggcccccatgttgaggatcagcggggaggagatgttgttgcctaccctcaccacctgggggcggcccgtcaggaagtccagtacccagttgcacagggcggggtcgagacccagggtctcgagcttgatgacgagcttggagggtactatggtgttgaatgccgagctgtagtcgatgaacagcattctcacataggtattcctcttgtccaggtgggttaggacagtgtgcagtgtggttgagattgcatcgtctgtggacctatttgggcggtaagcaaattggagtgggtctagggtgtcaggtagggtggaggtgatatggtccttgactagtctctcaaagcacttcatgatgacggaagtgagtgctacgggcggtagtcgtttagctcagttaccttagctttcttgggaacaggaacaatggtggccctcttgaagcatgtgggaacagcagactggtatagggattgattgaatatgtccgtaaacacaccggccagctggtctgcgcatgctctgagggcgcggctggggatgccgtctgggcctgcagccttgcgagggttaacacgtttaaatgtcttactcacctcggctgcagtgaaggagagaccgcatgtttccgttgcaggccgtgtcagtggcactgtattgtcctcaaagcgggcaaaaaagttatttagtctgcctgggagcaagacatcctggtccgtgactgggctggatttcatcttgtagttagtgattgactgtagaccctgccacatgcctcttgtgtctgagccattgaattgagattccactttgtctctgtactgacgcttagcttgtttaatagccttgcggagggaatagctgcactgtttgtattcagtcatgttgccagacaccttgccctgattaaaagcagtggttcgcgctttcagtttcacgcgaatgctgccatcaatccacggtttctggttagggaatgtttttatcgttgctatgggaacgacatcttcgacgcacgttctaatgaactcgcacaccgaatcagcgtattcgtcagtattcccatctgacgcaatacgaaacatgtcccagtccacgtgatggaagcagtcttggagtgtagagtcagcttggtctgaccagcgttggacagacctcagcgtgggagcctcttgttttaatttctgcctgtaggcagggatcagcaaaatggagtcgtggtcagcttttccgaaggggcggggcagggccttatatgcgtcgcggaagttagagtaacaatgatccaaggttttaccacccctggttgcgcaatcgatatgctgataaaatttagggagtcttttttcagattggctttgttaaaatccccagctacaatgaatgcagcctccggataaatgttttccagtttgcaaagagttaaataaagttcgttcagagccatcgatgtgtctgcttgggggatatatacggctgtgattataatcgaagagaattctcttggaagataatgcggtctacatttgattgtgaggaattctaaatcaggtgaacagaaggatttgagttcctgtatgtttccttcatcacaccatgtcccgttagtcatgaggcatacgcccccgccactcttcttaccagagagatgtttgtttctgtccgcgcgatgcgtggagaaacccgttggctgcaccgccctggatagcgtcttcccagtaagccatgtttccgtaaagcagagaacgttgcagtctctgatgtccctctggaatgccacccttgctcggatttcatcaaccttgttgtcgagagactggacattggcaagaagaatactgggaagtggtgcgcgatgtgccccttttcagagtctgaccagaacaccgccgcgtttccctctttttcgtagtcgtttccttgggtcgctgcaagcgatccattccgttgtcctgtttgtaaggcagaacacaggatccgcgtcgcggaaaacatattcttggtcgtactgatggtgagttgacgctgatcttatattcagtagttcttcgcgactgtatgtaatgaaacctaagatgacctggggtactaatgtaagaaataacacgtaaaaaaaactatacattcatgtacatactacctcaattggcccgaccaaccagtgctcccacacattggctaaccgggctatctgcattgtgtcccaccacccgccaatccctctctgttcattatatatgcatagtcactttaacgatacctgtatgtacatactacctcaataagcctgactaaccggtgtctgtatatagccttgctactcctttttcaaatgtctttttagtgttttatttctttacttacctacacacacataccttcTTTTTtcccgcaccattggttagagcctgtaagtaagcatttcactgtattcggcgcacgtgacaaactttgatttgatttgttgccCTTTGCATCAGGGCAACAGTTGCAGATCTACAgcgctgtttgtcagaccaggagatgAAAATTGATCTTCTCACAAAATGTCTGTAGTGTCCGAACAGTGGCCTACTAATTAATATGACCCCTCAATGGAaagaacacgatggtgttctctgttttgctctatgac
This window contains:
- the LOC118391685 gene encoding neuronal acetylcholine receptor subunit alpha-10-like; the protein is MHIWSLFPMLLFIGVSFLPVSLGAHGRYAQKLLTDLFANYTNALRPVEDTDNIINVTLQITLSQIIDMDERNQILTTYLWIRQVWTDAYLTWKKEDYDGLDTIRIPSSYVWRPDIVLYNNADDQFASSMETNVVIRNDGQIMWDQPAITKSSCSVDVSFFPFDAQQCRLTFGSWTHNGNQMDLVNALDSADLADFVANVEWEVLGMPAKKNVILYGCCSDPYPDITYTLHLKRRASFYIFNLLIPCMMISFLAPLGFYLPADSGEKVSLGVTVLLALTVFQLLVAESMPPSENVPLIGKYYIATMTMITASTALTIFIMNIHHCGPEARPVPEWARRFILHYLARICFVYEVGENCFTGIPKKRAPPELPPDHNINPQTRSTNWDVNGESLGGRGGEEGVGVGVKTQKEEGDRLNMKRGSYQTFEPSWWKDDLFVSIDTVEEEEGAAGGEKEGGGEAERGKGGGGDRGCVGGGVERRKGSLGGAEARVRREVVVRAQCVCQQQALCRNIEYIASCYHDQRSTQRRTGEWRKVAKVMDRLFMWLFFIMVFLMSLLIMGKAV